Sequence from the Pirellulales bacterium genome:
CCGCTGCACAACACCGCGCCCCAGCCGGTCGAACGGAACCCAAGTCCTTCGTCGGCGTTGGCGGCCCGCATGAGAAACAACAGCAGCTTGTCGCCCAACACGACTCCGCCTCCCGGCCAGTAGAAGTCTTCGCCGTCGTCGGCGATGAGCGACGCGGGCCGGAGGCCGCCGCGGCGCCAGTAGCCCTTGAAATCGGCGGTCGTCGGGTCGTAGCCTGTCTGGATGCCGATGCTGTTGCGAACCATGGTCGTGCCGCGGCGCAGGCCAGGGGTCGTCGGCTCGACGAAGCTGTCGCCGAAGAACCACGCGATGCGACCGTTCCCCAGATCGATCGAGTAGGCGTCATCGCTCCCCAGCCACTGCGGGTCGCGATGGAACAACACGTCCGCCTCGGGCCATTGCCGGGCGGTCCATGCCGATCTTCCCGCGGGCGCCGTCGCTGGCGCGGGAATCCCCAACTCGCGATCCACGAACGGGGTCACCAACTCGGCCCACATTTCGCCATGTCGCCGCAGGCCGCGCGGGTTGAAGTGGATCCCTTTGCCGTCCAGGTCGCGATACTCCTCCTGTAACGCATCGGTGTCGGGACCGCGCAGGGCGAGCCCTTCGTCCCACAGCCGCTGCTGCGCCGCACGCACCCCCTCGGATTGGGGCCGTTCGACATTGTGGTACGTTGCTTGAGCGACGAACCAGGGAATCTGCCAACCCGCCTCGGTGCGCGAGGCGCGAATCACCCGCGCGATTTTTCCGTAGTACTCGTCAGCCGACAGCGCGACGTCGCTCTCCCCCTGATGCCACAGCAAGGCGCGGAAGCCTCCCGGCCCGAGCTGCCGGATGCGGGTCATCGTCCACGGGAACAAATCTCCCTCGGGTTGCCACTGGTCGACGCTTGTGCCGCCGAAGCCGGTCGTCGCGACGCCGATCGGCACTTGATAACGCTGATAAAGCGCATCTCCTAATGCAGGCCAGAAGCTGCCGCCGGTCGAGCGATCGGCGACTCCCAACTGCGGATCGTCTCCCAGTTGCCATCGATTACCGCCGAACGAGGCGACCATCCCCGAGGTCTGCTTGGTAGGAAACTGACCGCAATTCGTGGAGTTCGACTGCCCGGCGCCGACGAACACCTCGCCGACGCCGAAGCGTTCAACCTTCGTCTCCGCGACGATCTTGTCTCCCTGCCTGGCGCGAAGCTCGAATGAGTACCACCCGCCGGCGGGCAAGGCGATGCGCTGGGCGAAGCCGCCCGTGTCAGGCGTCAACCGCGCAGGCCGCCAGCCGCCCGGCAGTTCGCCGAATCTCGAATTGCCGGTGACGCGAAACTCGATCGCATCGGCCTCGACGACCACGCGCCCGCTGACAAGGCACGCGCCCCGCTCGAGCGACGAACGCTGCACGACCTGGTATTCTCGCGGCGAGTACAATTCCAGAGCGGGCCCCGGCATCGGCTGCATCAACGCGGCGACGGCCCGCCTCTCCTCGGCAGTCAATCGCGACGCCGCTAGCGTCAGAGTCCGCGTCTCATGCGAAGCGAGCGACGCTTCGCACACTTGGTGAGGCCCCTGCCACGGCCCCCACAGCCGATCGATCCCCTGCAGGTCCAGCTTGGCGTCCCCGTTGGCAAACGCCGCCGCGGAGCAGTTTTCTACGACCGCCGGGGCGAGAACGCGCCCGTCGCGCAGCAGCACGGCCTCGACGTGCCGCGCGAGGACGATGAAGAACGCCGTCGTGCGTTCCGATTCGTTCGTCACGATCCACGTCATGCTGTCGTCTGCGAACCGGTACTCGACGCGGGCCTGGCTGCCGACCGCGACGATCGTCGCCTTGTCAGGCCGATCGATCCCGGGGAGCGACAATGTCTCGGCGCGAAAGAAATAGGCCCCGCGCGAGACGGCGACCCCGGGGGCGAGAAACTCTCGTCCGTCAATCGCCAGATTTGTGAGGCAGCCGTCGCCGGCGACGACGGCGCGATACCCGGCCGCCGCGATCGCCGTCGGCGCCGGCTCGACATGCATCGCGACCTCAGCCGCAGCGAAGGGCATGTCGAGCGCGGCCGTCGCAATCAACGCCGTCTGTATCGCAAACCGCCGGCCGACATGCGCAACTGACATAGACGCCCCGGGACGCACAAGCGCGGAGTAGACAAGAGCGAGCAGTTGCGGAGCGCGGAACCGCCGCGATCGAGATCGCCATTCTAGTAGCGGGGCGTCGCGATTCAATCACGATTCGCGAGCGACGGCTGACGTTCTGCCACGCCTGCGCAATCTCGGCCTGATCTAAGTGCGGCCGGCGTCGCCGGCGCCACACTCGTCGAATGGGATCGCGCGTCGATCGACGCCGGCAAGATCGCAGCGAGCGCGGCGCGTCATGGCCGCATGTTTGCGCAGACGGCTCGGGGGCAACATGACGCACAACCACCTGTCAGGACAAACTGACGGCATACGCAAATGCTGGTGCCTTGCGATTTGTTATGTCATTTCAAGCGAATTTTTTTCGCAAAGCAACCGCGCAGACCCCGAGTTTTCTTGACCCGTCTCGCTAGGTCGGCTACCAATGGATAAGACATTTGCCGGGCCGGTTGCCGCACGTGTCGCGCTTGTCCTCAACACTCGTCTATCCTGCGTCGTGCTGGCGACGCTACGTCGCATCTCCCGCCAATTGTGGAAGGTGATTGAGTGACGGAACATCGACGTTCGACATGTCGCGCTTTCACGCTCGTCGAGTTGTTGGTGGTCATCGCGATCATCGGCGTGCTCGTTGCGCTGCTTCTGCCCGCGGTGCAGGCGGCGCGAGAAGCGGCGCGACGCGCGCAGTGCGTCAATAACCTTCGGCAAATTGCGTTAGGGTTTAGCAACTATGAGTCCTCGATGAAGTCGCTGCCGGGCGCAGGGTGGAACGCGCGCTACGTAGGCGACCCCCTCGCCGGCTCGGGACGCGAGCAGCCGGGCGGGTGGATGTACCAAATCCTCCCCTACATCGAACAGCAGGCCGTATACACTCTCACCGACGACGGCAACCGCGCAATCACCGCCACGCAGAGACAGCAGTCGATCGCGCTGCAGCAGGCGATCGTCCCGAGCTACAACTGCCCCAGCCGACGCCCGGCAAAGTTGTACAGCTATCGGCTGCCAAATTCGTGGACGCCGATCAACGGCGATCGCGCCGCGGAGTTGGCTCGCGGCGACTACGCCGCCAACGCCGGCGACAGCCCCTGCCTCATCAACGAGTGGCTCAGCGAAGCGGGCAATTGCGACCCGGCGCCCCTGTCGTGGTACGCCTACGACTACACGAACCTCGCCTCGCACGAGTGGCCCCCCCGGGAAGGCCAGTCCGGCATCAATTACGTCGGCGCGAACATCAAGTTGCAGCATATCTCCGACGGCACGACCAACACCTACCTGATCGGCGAGAAGTACCTCAACCCCGACCAGTACGACAGCGACGGCACGATCGACGGCGGCGACAACCACAGCGTCTATCAGGGCTTCGACTACGACGTCAATCGCTGGACGGCCTACAATCCCGGCGAGCCGAATCTTGCCGATCGCCCCTTGCAAGATCGCCCGGGACAAGACGGATACCGCGCCTTTGGCAGCGCGCACGCGGGGGGGCTCAACATGGCCTACTGCGACGGATCGGTGCAAGTCGTTTCGTACGATATCGATCTCGAGGTTCACCGCGCCGCCGGGAATCGGCGCGACAACTAGGTTGATTCTCGGAGCCTGATTCGTTGCCGCGCCGCAACCGCGCTGCTGGTCCTGCTTTTCCTTTGCCGACACACGCCGAGTGCGACTGCTCATGGACTCCGCCTACGCACAGGGATCGACGCCATATGCGACAGCGCAGCGGTTCGGCAATCGTCGATATGGGATTCCTTGCCTCTTGGCCGCGATTGCGGTCGGGTGCTCTCGTGGGCCGACCCGCGTGAGCGCACCGTCGGTGAATTCGGCTGAAGCGGGAGCCGAAGCGATTCGGCTCTACGACAAGGACGGAGACGGCAAACTTTCGGGCGCCGAACTCGATGCCTGTCCGGGAATCAAGCTCCATCTGGCCGCGTACGACTCCGACGGCGACGGCGCCGTCTCGCAGACCGAAATCGAGGCGCAACTCCAGAAGTTCGTCTCCTCGAAGATCGGACAAACGAACCTGCAAATCGCCGTCGTCTGGAACGGCCGGCCGCTGGCGGGCGCTACGGTCAAGCTGGTTCCCGAACCGTATCTGGGCGCCCAAGTGAAGCCGGCCTACGGGACGACCGGCCAAGCGGGAAAAGCCGCCATGGACATCCGCGACGAAGACCTCCCTGCCTCTGAGCATGGCATCATCGGGGTCCACTGCGGCACGTACAAGATCGAGGTGACTCACCCCAATATCGCCATCCCCGAGCGATACAACGCGCAAACGACCCTGGGCTACGAAACCGAGTTCGGCAATCCAGGGTTCAAAGTCAGCCTGAAATAGTGAGGCATGAGCATGGCGGCGTCGCAACGTGTCGAGAGCGCACCGCCTCCGAACCGAAACGCAATCGCCAATCCCAAATGACATGACAACTACGTTCGTCGCCTTGCTCGGCGCCCGATTTTCTTGACTTCCGTGGGAATCCCAATCACCTTTAATCACGGCTGCGTCTCTCGTCTCGTTCTTCGCCGTCCGCGTCTTGGCGCGTCTTGTTCGCCTCTTCGCCGGCACGTTTGGCGGCACTCGTTTCGCTCGTCCGCAACGCCTCATCACCGTGGAGGAGACCTCATGCTCTCAAACGATCGCCACCGCTCGCCCGCCGCGCACGGCCGCACGCCGTCGCTTGAATCTCGGCTCGCCGCTTACGCTGCCGCGACCAGCGCCGTCGCCGTCGCTGCCGGCGCGACCGATGCGCACGCCGTCATCGTCGGCAACACGACCGTCCAACCCTTCGGCGTCAACGGCGAAGTCAACATCGACTTCAACGGCGACGGCCAAATCGATTTTCAGATCGATCACGATCGTGTCGACCTCAACGGCACGCCGCTCGACTATTTGCAGATCGACAAGAACGACGTCAATGGGGCGTCGAACCCGCTCGACTTCGACCCGCTGCCGGGCTTCACAGCGACGACGTTCCCCCCGGGCATGACGGTCCCCAACAACGCCGATAATGCCAAGTACGTCATCCCCACCGGAGCGGCGACCGATTATCCTGCGGCGTTGACGCACGGAACGCTCATCGGCCCCGCCTCGAATCTCGACTGGCAGGAGACGGCCAGTTTCGGCGGCGGCGGCAGCGCGATTCGCGCCAACCGACTCATCGATGAAGACGCCGGGCAGATCGATCAGGTCCTCGGCGGCCTGACGACGATCACGCCTACCAACGGTCCCAACTTCGTCGGGCTGGGAGGAGAGGTGCGCTACCTTGGCGTCCAAATGCAACTCAACGGCTCGCCGACGTTCAACTACGGCTGGATCGGAATCCGCATCGATAACGAGGCGGACGCCACCGGAGCGGTCGTCGGGTACGCCTATGAAACTGAGCCCGGTCGACCCATCCCCGCGGGCGTGATTCCCGAACCATCGACGATCGCGATCGCCGGCATTGGGGCCGCAGCGCTCGTCGGTCGCCGATTCTTCGGCAGCAAGAAGTCGGAATGACGCGCACGATCGGCGCAAGTCGGTTGCAGTGAAACTGCCGGCGCGGCGACTCGTGCGGGTCGCCGCGCCGCACTCAACTCCGCGCCGCCCCGGCGGCGCGACTCGTCTTCAGTTCGTTCGTCCGGGCAGGAGCGGTAGCATGAGCGAGAGGATTGTTCGCATCCCATCGGGCGTCCGTGCGGCGGCCGACGAAACCCGTCTGACGGCTTATCTTGCCGCGGCCGGAGCGATCGTCGCGGCCGAGACTGCCGATGGCGCCATCGTCGCCCACACCACGCCGGTCCCCTTCGGCATCAACGGAGAAGTCAACATCGACTTCAACGGCGACGGTCAGATCGACTTCCAGATCGATCATGATCGGGTCGATCTCAACGGTACGCCGCTCGACTACCTGCAAATCGACAAGAACGACTTCAACGGTGCGTCCAATCCGCTGGACTTCGACAGCTTTCTGCCCGACGTCAACTATCAACCCTTCCCGCTGAACGGCACGCCCCGCAACAGCGACGCAGAGTATCTGCAGTTCTCCAACAGCTTCGGCGATACGGGGGGCTACGCCGTTGCGCTGAAGGCGGGGGACATGATCGGGGCCTCGGGCCTCGACAGCTTGGTCCCTGGAACGGTGTGGGACTGGCAGGAGAACGACAACTTCGCCGGCACCGGCATGGCGATTCGCGCCAACCGGCTCATTGACGAGGATGCGGGACAACTCGATTCCGTTCTCGCCGGTCGCCAAGTCCAACAGCCGATTGGCCCGAATCTGGACTTCCCCGATCTGGACGGCTGGCTCGGTCTGAACGGCGAAACGCGCTACGTCGGCGTGCGAATCGATCTCAACGACGCCCTCGAACCGGGGCTCAATTCCAAAGACCTCGCGGCCAATCCCAACATTGCCGAGCAATTTTACTACGGTTGGATCGGGCTGCAAATTACCAACGAGGCCGACGCCACCGGGGTGGTCACCGGCTGGGCCTACGAATCGACCCCCGGCGTGCCGATCGCCGCCGGCGACACGGGGCCGTTCGTCGCCGATCCCGATTTCAACAACGACGGCAATGTCGACGGGACGGATTTCCTGATCTGGCAGCGCGGGTTCGGCTCGACCGTCGCCCCCGGCGCAGGCGCCGACGGCACCGGCGACGGCATGATCGACGGCGCGGACTTGGCGCTCTGGAACATCGGTTACGGAACCGGCTCAGTTGTGTCAGTCGCCGGCGCCGTCCCGGAACCGGGCGCCATCGGGCTCACGATCGTCGGCGCACTGCTGCTGGCGGGCTGCTTCGTCGTTCGCCGTTGGAAGCTGCGGCAACTCTTCTCGGCGGCGCGGTGAATCCCGGCGCGACAGCATGGCGAGCATCGAGCATCTCGTCGCCCTGGGCTACGTCGATCCGCACGACTTGGCGCGCATGCACGCCGAGGGCGAGCGCTGCCACGCTGCAACGCTCAGTCTCGCGCAGGCGCAGATCGACGCGGGCGAACTTGGCGAAGCTCGCGACGCGCTGACGGAACTTGCAGGGGCGGCCCCCGCGTGGACGGCGCCGCGACGACTGCTGGCGCAGGTCGAAGTGCAATCGGGACGCGCTGCCGAAGCAATCTCGCATCTTGATTGGCTCGAGGAGCATGGCGTCGAGCACGCCGAGCTCGCCCTGCTTCGCGCGGCGGCTGAGCTGCGCCGCCGCCGTTTCGACGACGCCCTGGCCGCGGCCGAGTACGCCCGCGCGCTCCGTGAGCCTTTCCCCGCGGCCGACGTGGCGATCGGCGTCGCACACCTCCGCCGCGGTCGCATCGCCGCGGCCGCCGAGGCGTTCGAGCAGGCCCTTGGCGAGGAGCCGCATCGCACCGACGCGTTGGCAGGCATGGCGGCCGTCGCGCTGCGTCGCGGCGAGCCGGAAGCAGCCGTCGACTTCGCCCTCCGCGCGCTCGACGCCGACATGACCGTCCCGGCAGTCCACCAACGACTGGGGATTGCGCTCGCGCAGCTCGGCAACATGCCCGCCGCCGAGGCGGCGTTTCGCACCGCGGCGACCCTTGGCCCGCGATTGGCCGGGCCTTGCCGTCGATTGGCGCGGCTCGCCGAGGAGCGCGGCGACCACGCCGCCGCCGCTGCGATGCGGCAGCAGGGGCGAGAATTGGTTCGCCGAAGACGAGCCGCCGCCAAGTCGACGACCGTTACTCCGACCCGTCCCGCTTGACGATCGGCGAACCGTCGACGGAACGCGCCATCAGCGCCCAGGTGCGCGTCGTCATCCCCCCCAGTTGCGCGGCGAATCGCCGCGTGTCCTGGTAATGATCAAACGACGAGAAGTGGAACCGCACCACTCCGATCGCCTGGGCCCCCTGGCACGCTTCCAACTTCAACCACGCGTTCGCCCAGTCGTTCCGCAACTCGGGGGCGACGATCACGGCGTCGACGGCCGCGGCGTCGCGTGCCGTCCGGTGGGCTAGCACGCACCCGACGACTCGCTCTCCCAGGCACAGCACGCGCGAGTAGCGCGGATGAAAGGCGTCGTTCCCCTGCCCGTGGAGCCGTGCGCGCAAGACATCCCGGTCGCCGCCAAGATGAGCCATATGGAACTCGAGCACCTGCTGCCGGTCGGCCGCGTAAAGCGGGACGATCCGCGCCTCGGACGGAATGCGGCCATGCTCGCGCAGCCACGCGACCAGCGGCGCCAGTCGCGGCGCAAACTCGGCGACTGACAACTCGTGTTCCTCGACCGTCTCGACCGCCTCGAACCCCAGTCCGCGCCACGCGGCGAACTCCTCGCTCGCCATATCGACTTTGCGAGCCGAGTAAATCGCATCATCCCCGCAGCGGGCTGCGTATTGCGCCATCGTCGCCACGAGCGCCCTGCCGACGCCGTGGCTGCGGCAGGGAGGGATGACGTGTACCGCCGCGCCGGGCCCTGTCGGAGGCTTGTGGCGGCGCGAGTGGGTGATCGCCGCGGCGCCGACCACGAGGCCACGCTCCCCCTCGACTGCCGTCACGAATCCCGCGACCCCGACCATCCCGGGGAGCAGCATCCGACACGCCTGCGCGTCGTCTGCTGACGCCGAGCGGATCGAAAACCCGCTCTTGGCGATGTCGAACGCAACGGCCGCGGGGCGAGACGGAGCGGTCACGGGCGGAGCCTCGAGCGTTCCGGTGGCAATCCGCGGTGGTTCGTTCCTCGCGGGGAGAGGTTCCAGGCCGTCCTCCCCACGGCAAACGCCAGGAGAAGCATCGCCTGCGATCGCGGCTCCGGCACGCCGAGGGAAACGACGCTCCCGGCGACAACCCCGCCGCTTAGCCCGTACCCGGCCTGCCAGATGGCCAAGTCGAACCCGTCGACCGCCCCGTTTCGATCGCCGTCCCCCGCCGTCCCGTCAGGCGGACCGCCGAATTGCCGCTGCCAGACGAGAAAGTCCTCCCCGTCGACGGCCCCGTCGGCGTCGTAGTCGGCCCGCAGCTCAGCTAGCCGAGGAATCGTCGCCAGATCGAGTCGGTACATCATCTGGTTGTAGTCGTACAACGGGGTTGCCGTCGGGTTGCCCGAGAACGTGTTCGCATACGTCCCCTCGAAATAGATGATGCGGCCCCTCTCCTCGAAAAAATACTCGTGGAGCGCCGGGTTGTAGAAGGTGTAGTCTCCCGTCGTACCGCGATCGTGGGTGACGACCTTGACCGCCTTGTTCCACGGTCCCTCGGGGGTCGGCGCCTCGGCGAACCAGACTTCGCCCAACAGGCTGTCGCCGAACAACTCCGTGCCGATCATCACCCAGCTTTGCCGATCGTCGTTCCACTTGACCGACGATCGGTGGAGCGAGACGTCGCGCCCCGTGGCGGCGTCCTCCAAGCGGAACGGCGACTCGTCCCGCACGAGCAGCCCCTTGGCGACCAGGTCGTTGAGCATTTCGGTGGTGAAGGGATCTGCCCCCTTCTTCCAGCCGAACAGGAGCTTCCCCTGATCGTCGTACTCGAGCGGAGGGTTGGCGGCGTCGTAGCGCGTCCCCGCGGCCAGCGGCGTGAACGCCTCCCACTCGTTGACGTCGGTCACGTGCTGCCAATCGGTCCGCACCCGCACGTTGGGATACGATTGGGCGAAGTAGAGGTAATCGACCCCCGCCGCCGAGTGGTGAAACGCATGTCCCTGCGGCGTGATCGGAGCGTCAATTGCGTACGGCTGAAATCGCTCAAAGGTCTCGGTCGCATCGTTGAACAGCGCGAGCCCCTGTTCGAGCATGTTGAAGTTCGCCGAGCCCGGCTCGATCCTCGA
This genomic interval carries:
- a CDS encoding DUF1559 domain-containing protein, with protein sequence MTEHRRSTCRAFTLVELLVVIAIIGVLVALLLPAVQAAREAARRAQCVNNLRQIALGFSNYESSMKSLPGAGWNARYVGDPLAGSGREQPGGWMYQILPYIEQQAVYTLTDDGNRAITATQRQQSIALQQAIVPSYNCPSRRPAKLYSYRLPNSWTPINGDRAAELARGDYAANAGDSPCLINEWLSEAGNCDPAPLSWYAYDYTNLASHEWPPREGQSGINYVGANIKLQHISDGTTNTYLIGEKYLNPDQYDSDGTIDGGDNHSVYQGFDYDVNRWTAYNPGEPNLADRPLQDRPGQDGYRAFGSAHAGGLNMAYCDGSVQVVSYDIDLEVHRAAGNRRDN
- a CDS encoding GNAT family N-acetyltransferase; its protein translation is MTAPSRPAAVAFDIAKSGFSIRSASADDAQACRMLLPGMVGVAGFVTAVEGERGLVVGAAAITHSRRHKPPTGPGAAVHVIPPCRSHGVGRALVATMAQYAARCGDDAIYSARKVDMASEEFAAWRGLGFEAVETVEEHELSVAEFAPRLAPLVAWLREHGRIPSEARIVPLYAADRQQVLEFHMAHLGGDRDVLRARLHGQGNDAFHPRYSRVLCLGERVVGCVLAHRTARDAAAVDAVIVAPELRNDWANAWLKLEACQGAQAIGVVRFHFSSFDHYQDTRRFAAQLGGMTTRTWALMARSVDGSPIVKRDGSE
- a CDS encoding DUF4185 domain-containing protein translates to MSVAHVGRRFAIQTALIATAALDMPFAAAEVAMHVEPAPTAIAAAGYRAVVAGDGCLTNLAIDGREFLAPGVAVSRGAYFFRAETLSLPGIDRPDKATIVAVGSQARVEYRFADDSMTWIVTNESERTTAFFIVLARHVEAVLLRDGRVLAPAVVENCSAAAFANGDAKLDLQGIDRLWGPWQGPHQVCEASLASHETRTLTLAASRLTAEERRAVAALMQPMPGPALELYSPREYQVVQRSSLERGACLVSGRVVVEADAIEFRVTGNSRFGELPGGWRPARLTPDTGGFAQRIALPAGGWYSFELRARQGDKIVAETKVERFGVGEVFVGAGQSNSTNCGQFPTKQTSGMVASFGGNRWQLGDDPQLGVADRSTGGSFWPALGDALYQRYQVPIGVATTGFGGTSVDQWQPEGDLFPWTMTRIRQLGPGGFRALLWHQGESDVALSADEYYGKIARVIRASRTEAGWQIPWFVAQATYHNVERPQSEGVRAAQQRLWDEGLALRGPDTDALQEEYRDLDGKGIHFNPRGLRRHGEMWAELVTPFVDRELGIPAPATAPAGRSAWTARQWPEADVLFHRDPQWLGSDDAYSIDLGNGRIAWFFGDSFVEPTTPGLRRGTTMVRNSIGIQTGYDPTTADFKGYWRRGGLRPASLIADDGEDFYWPGGGVVLGDKLLLFLMRAANADEGLGFRSTGWGAVLCSGIDQPPDRWRIDKLAVPQNDFETLVGSGSVVAEGDCVYAFSHCPRGIQLLRWDRSDAAVGDLSRARWYDRRRDVWIEQAELQKLPEPIFAPGQTEFTVHRLPKQGLYLQVQFLGFPRTVIGYRTAPKLTGPWSTLATLFAPQELAADDSEVMLYAGKLHPEQQADGIALTYASNSFGLSRVVTDQSLYFPRFALVTPAPAD
- a CDS encoding tetratricopeptide repeat protein, with translation MASIEHLVALGYVDPHDLARMHAEGERCHAATLSLAQAQIDAGELGEARDALTELAGAAPAWTAPRRLLAQVEVQSGRAAEAISHLDWLEEHGVEHAELALLRAAAELRRRRFDDALAAAEYARALREPFPAADVAIGVAHLRRGRIAAAAEAFEQALGEEPHRTDALAGMAAVALRRGEPEAAVDFALRALDADMTVPAVHQRLGIALAQLGNMPAAEAAFRTAATLGPRLAGPCRRLARLAEERGDHAAAAAMRQQGRELVRRRRAAAKSTTVTPTRPA
- a CDS encoding PEP-CTERM sorting domain-containing protein (PEP-CTERM proteins occur, often in large numbers, in the proteomes of bacteria that also encode an exosortase, a predicted intramembrane cysteine proteinase. The presence of a PEP-CTERM domain at a protein's C-terminus predicts cleavage within the sorting domain, followed by covalent anchoring to some some component of the (usually Gram-negative) cell surface. Many PEP-CTERM proteins exhibit an unusual sequence composition that includes large numbers of potential glycosylation sites. Expression of one such protein has been shown restore the ability of a bacterium to form floc, a type of biofilm.); translation: MSERIVRIPSGVRAAADETRLTAYLAAAGAIVAAETADGAIVAHTTPVPFGINGEVNIDFNGDGQIDFQIDHDRVDLNGTPLDYLQIDKNDFNGASNPLDFDSFLPDVNYQPFPLNGTPRNSDAEYLQFSNSFGDTGGYAVALKAGDMIGASGLDSLVPGTVWDWQENDNFAGTGMAIRANRLIDEDAGQLDSVLAGRQVQQPIGPNLDFPDLDGWLGLNGETRYVGVRIDLNDALEPGLNSKDLAANPNIAEQFYYGWIGLQITNEADATGVVTGWAYESTPGVPIAAGDTGPFVADPDFNNDGNVDGTDFLIWQRGFGSTVAPGAGADGTGDGMIDGADLALWNIGYGTGSVVSVAGAVPEPGAIGLTIVGALLLAGCFVVRRWKLRQLFSAAR
- a CDS encoding PEP-CTERM sorting domain-containing protein yields the protein MLSNDRHRSPAAHGRTPSLESRLAAYAAATSAVAVAAGATDAHAVIVGNTTVQPFGVNGEVNIDFNGDGQIDFQIDHDRVDLNGTPLDYLQIDKNDVNGASNPLDFDPLPGFTATTFPPGMTVPNNADNAKYVIPTGAATDYPAALTHGTLIGPASNLDWQETASFGGGGSAIRANRLIDEDAGQIDQVLGGLTTITPTNGPNFVGLGGEVRYLGVQMQLNGSPTFNYGWIGIRIDNEADATGAVVGYAYETEPGRPIPAGVIPEPSTIAIAGIGAAALVGRRFFGSKKSE
- a CDS encoding EF-hand domain-containing protein, producing MSAPSVNSAEAGAEAIRLYDKDGDGKLSGAELDACPGIKLHLAAYDSDGDGAVSQTEIEAQLQKFVSSKIGQTNLQIAVVWNGRPLAGATVKLVPEPYLGAQVKPAYGTTGQAGKAAMDIRDEDLPASEHGIIGVHCGTYKIEVTHPNIAIPERYNAQTTLGYETEFGNPGFKVSLK